From a region of the Pan paniscus chromosome 19, NHGRI_mPanPan1-v2.0_pri, whole genome shotgun sequence genome:
- the LOC129394520 gene encoding uncharacterized protein LOC129394520, protein MTALADGFMRQAAYPTETLWNEKEERASHSCFPLCPPAVHCFRTGQMKSASSQTSLLEDCLECLPLALWGMLPTPQGSLQLCLIIKLLPNGQDLTHDRAIKCGTPGWPCCLSDKGDGGTCQHRQRALGLTPPPCLLPTPAGLGFQHVGRPVLQNTKPMFCNDEDSMFKKGWEISPLLGIQNTHEHSHGCEEASTKENLLAFPRDTLLKLVTAVRETCGLLGGVEQPSHTLCTYTSSGDLVQGQILTPQASAEAPDAVSLTSPRRTVMLQVHRPQGSRVAAEEKTEHKEVKPCLWSPLSGEAEI, encoded by the exons ATGACGGCCCTAGCAGACGGATTCATGCGCCAAGCCGCATATCCCACTGAG ACCCTctggaatgaaaaggaagaaagagcctCTCACTCATGTTTCCCGCTGTGCCCACCTGCAG TGCATTGCTTTAGGACTGGACAGATGAAATCAGCATCTTCCCAAACTTCTCTGCTGGAAGACTGTCTGGAATGTCTCCCCTTGGCCCTCTGGGGGATGCTGCCCACTCCACAGGGCTCCCTGCAGCTCTGTCTGATTATAA AGCTTCTCCCTAATGGGCAAGATCTCACACATGATAGAGCCATAAAATGTGGCACTCCTGGCTGGCCCTGCTGCTTGTCTGATAAGGGAGATGGAGGGACTTGCCAGCACAGGCAGAGGGCCCTGGGTCTTACCCCGCCCCCgtgcctcctccccaccccagctggTCTCGGCTTCCAGCATGTTGGAAGGCCTGTTCTGCAGAACACAAAGCCCATGTTTTGCAATGATGAGGATTCCATGTTCAAGAAAGGTTGGGAAATCTCTCCCCTCCTAGGGATTCAAAACACCCATGAGCACAGTCATGGCTGTGAGGAGGCTTCCACTAAAGAAAACCTG CTCGCATTTCCCCGGGACACATTGCTGAAGCTTGTCACGGCAGTGAGAGAGACCTGTGGTCTCCTAGGAGGCGTGGAGCAGCCTTCCCACACTCTCTGCACATACACATCCTCGGGGGATCTGGTCCAGGGGCAGATTCTGACACCCCAGGCCTCAGCTGAGGCTCCAGACGCTGTGTCTCTCACAAGCCCTCGGAGGACAGTGATGCTGCAGGTCCACAGGCCACAGGGATCCAGAGTGGCTGCTG aggagaaGACAGAGCATAAAGAGGTTAAACCATGCCTATGGTCACCCCTATCTGGTGAAGCTGAGATTTGA